In one window of Primulina tabacum isolate GXHZ01 chromosome 8, ASM2559414v2, whole genome shotgun sequence DNA:
- the LOC142552861 gene encoding lecithin-cholesterol acyltransferase-like 1 has protein sequence MKGCLLLRLEFILYLSMATVTSAFAAKDNLHPVILIPGSGGNQLEARLTAEYKPSGLFCNRFFPLKKDCDGWFRIWFDPSVLLKPFAKCYNRRMMIYYDPDADDYHNAPGVETRVSDFGSTQSLLYLDPHLKHATSYMEPLVKFLEQAGYASGKNLFGAPYDFRYALAAEGHPSKVGSKFLEDLKNLVESSSHSNGGKPVILVSHSLGGLFVLHFLNRNSNYWRQRYIKHFIALSAPWGGTVDEMVTFASGNTFGVPLVDPLVVREQQRSSANNLWLMPSPKVFNDTKPLVITPNSSYTVLDIPHFLRDIGFPEGVQPYKTRVLPLVENLTAPLVPVTCITGSEVRTPETLLYGDHGFDKGPDIQYGDGDGTVNMVSLLALQRAWTSSKNQVLKVIKLPGVTHTSILNGESSLDVIIGEISSINSHISGSIVSSTVS, from the exons ATGAAGGGTTGTCTTCTTCTCCGCTTGGAATTTATCTTATATCTATCAATGGCCACAGTCACATCTGCATTTGCAGCTAAAGACAACCTGCATCCAGTCATTTTGATACCCGGCAGTGGCGGCAACCAGTTGGAAGCAAGATTGACCGCAGAGTACAAGCCTTCGGGTTTGTTTTGCAACAGATTCTTCCCTCTGAAGAAGGACTGCGATGGATGGTTCAGGATTTGGTTCGATCCCAGTGTTCTTTTGAAACCTTTCGCTAAGTGTTACAATAGAAGAATGATGATATATTATGACCCGGATGCGGATGATTATCACAATGCTCCTGGTGTGGAGACTAGAGTCTCTGATTTTGGCTCCACGCAATCCCTTCTTTATCTCGATCCTCACCTCAA GCACGCTACATCATACATGGAGCCCCTCGTCAAATTTTTAGAACAAGCAGGCTATGCGAGTGGGAAAAATCTGTTTGGTGCACCTTACGATTTTCGTTATGCATTAGCTGCAGAAGGGCATCCCTCAAAAGTTGGTTCAAAGTTCCTGGAAGACCTTAAGAACCTCGTCGAATCGAGTAGCCATTCCAATGGAGGAAAGCCGGTAATTCTGGTATCACATAGCTTAGGAGGCCTCTTTGTTCTCCACTTTCTCAACCGGAACTCGAATTATTGGCGCCAAAGGTACATCAAACACTTCATTGCACTGTCGGCACCGTGGGGTGGCACCGTGGATGAAATGGTCACTTTTGCCTCTGGAAATACATTTGGGGTGCCTTTGGTTGATCCACTGGTAGTAAGGGAACAGCAGAGAAGTTCTGCTAATAACTTGTGGCTCATGCCCTCTCCCAAGGTGTTTAACGATACTAAACCACTTGTAATCACGCCAAACTCTTCATACACCGTGCTTGATATCCCGCATTTTCTTCGAGATATTGGGTTTCCTGAAGGAGTCCAACCTTATAAAACACGGGTTTTGCCTTTGGTTGAGAACTTAACCGCCCCCTTGGTGCCGGTCACATGCATCACCGGCAGCGAGGTGAGGACGCCAGAGACGTTGCTTTATGGGGATCATGGCTTTGACAAGGGCCCCGATATTCAGTATGGAGATGGCGATGGAACGGTTAATATGGTTAGCTTGTTGGCGTTGCAACGGGCGTGGACGAGCTCGAAAAACCAGGTCCTAAAGGTGATCAAGCTTCCTGGGGTTACTCACACATCTATACTCAATGGCGAGTCTTCACTTGATGTGATAATTGGAGAAATTTCTTCCATCAATTCTCATATCTCTGGTTCAATTGTTTCAAGTACTGTTTCATAG